The region TGTGGAAAACAACAAATTTCCATAAATTTCTATTAGTTTCTATTAATTTCAATTTTTTTAATAATATCTCCCTATCTCCTTAATCTCCACATCTCCTTTTGTTACACCACCTGAACGCTTACAAGTTTGGCTACTAATATTTTAACCCCTAAAATAAAAAAGGGGTAAACAATCAAAATCGTCCACACGTCACGAAGTCCGATAATGATAGCTACCCCTCTTGCTGTGCAAAAAACACAGCAATAATAGTAGCCTCCTTCTTAGTGACGTGTGAGAGGATAAAAATCCTCTTTTAAGAAAAAAGGCTATTAGCCTCTACTAAATTTATTTTGCCCAAAAACCTATTTATCTACATTTCATTATACCAGATTACCTCCATGTTGTCAACAAAAAATTCAGGCAAAATTAGAATTTTATCTACATCCCTCCTTCAGGATAAAATTATCTGGATAATTCTCTCTGTCTCAGTTTGTGAATTTCTTGCCAGATAGTACCTTTATAGTAAGTAGAAAGGAACTGTTTTGCAGTCATTGTAAGGAAGGCATCAACCTGAAGTTTTTCGTAAATATCTCGATTATCAGATACTAAAATGTCAGCTTGACAACTTTCCGCAAAAGCAGCAATCAAAGCATCTCCCGTTTTTAGCCCTTCTTTTGAACAATATTTCTCAAATAGTTCCCTGGAGACAGTATATAAAGGGCCAAATATAATTTTATGTGAA is a window of bacterium DNA encoding:
- a CDS encoding type II toxin-antitoxin system VapC family toxin, translated to MKRLSKGSDKQEKNSGEKSIRLILDSNEYIFGLNRKSGAKDSIDLISMLPEMISSIPDFSLFVPEIIRDEVERNLPDNLAKDFYRLISSSHKIIFGPLYTVSRELFEKYCSKEGLKTGDALIAAFAESCQADILVSDNRDIYEKLQVDAFLTMTAKQFLSTYYKGTIWQEIHKLRQRELSR